TTGAAAGGTCTGGACCTTACTGCAAAGACGTGCCGCGATTCTGGATTCGCCTGAAAGCCAGAGTTCATCTGAATTAATCAGAGGTGCCCTAGAAAAACCCCTTGTAATAGAGCCGGGAAACAGGTTCCCAAGACAGAAGAAATTCGGATGAATAGAGGCAGTTTGGATAGTAGTTGAATCAGCATGCACATCCCCTCATTGTGTGGATGCGCACTCTAAACCCTGAACTTGTAGACAGGTTAAGATAAAATCTGTCAGTAATGATGTTGGTGGGTTGGGTTCTGGCAGTAAGCTTAAAGCTGTGATTGAGAATATTCCATACGATAATCTCATGGTTACTGACGGTGGTTATCGAATTCCCAGTGAGCAGGTTTGATGCCTTCAATATTGCTTTCAATGACTGCAATCTTCTCGCCGAGTAAACATCCAAGATGCAGGGTGTTCATTTGCTCTCCACCGAAAGCCAGTGATGAAATATTTTGTAAAGTTTGGCTTTTCACCTTATCAAGATGAGGGCGTCCCATGCTGTGGCTTTGATAAGCTTGTTCTACCCAATCAAGGTGTTGAGGGTCGACGTCTTGCAGCACAACGTTTTGCTCACCGTCGGGTGTTATTTTGATAATACGGTTACTGACGATGCTGGTGACCCAGAAGTTACCTTCGATATCTCGGGTTAACCCATCGGGGTAGGTGCCTGCCTCGAAACGGGTGACGACATGTTTGTCGTGCAAACTGCTGTTATGCCCAATTCGATAACGTAACAGTTCGCGAGTAAAGGTAGCGTTAACGTACAGATAGCTACCATCAGGATCAACGTAGAGCTCGTTGGTATAGCCTATCTTATCTGCAACGATTCGCGCCTGGTTGTTTTCAATTACTACGATAAAACCATCGGCTATATCCGCTCGATAAGCTTTGGCCCTTGGCTGATGTCTGGTGCTAACGGTAATCCAGATACGCCCCTGGCGATCGAGGTAGACAAAATTACTGGGAGGCAGCGGCTCTCCATCTACCTCGGTCAGAAAAGGGTCGATATCGTTATTACGAGATATTCTAAAAATCCCCCCCAGGGTATCGCCAAGATGGGCAATGAGAAAATCACCGTTTTCCAGTAAAGCGATACCATTGGGTTTAAGAATTCCGTACTCCCCGACAGCAGAACCGCCAAAGAATTGTTGTTCACCAGAGGGGGCGATTTCGGTAACACCGCCGCGAAAATCAGAGACATATATATACCCCCTGGCGGTTGTTAGTACACATTCGGGTCTGACCAGCCCGGTACCACGCCAGAGAACGTTGGCAAGTTGATAGGTCATACGAGGTTCCATTATTGACGAAGATGAAATAGAGCGTTGCGACCATTAACTCGAAATCGAGAGGCGACGCCCTTCGCTATCAGAGCGATAGATGGCCTCTTCAATTTCGATGTTACGCAGATACTGCCTTGCGCTGTTTTCCAAGGGGGTGCCACTGAGAAAATGATTAGCAACATGCTGATTCAACTGATAAACACAGTCACCACCAAACCCCTGATCTTGCCACTGATAGTCCAGCTCGAATTCCTGGTTGTCAGAAAATTTGCGCAAAAACAGGCGGCCTTCTCCATCCAGACGCAGCGTGCCTGCCGTCCCTTCAATCCACATCTCACCAAAGGTGCGCCTGGTGTTGCTGGATGGGTGATCGAGCAGGCGATTGCCATCGATAGTGACTGCCAATCCGTTGTCGTAGTCGAAAAGAATAGTAGCGGAATCTTCTCCCTTGATAACCGGATTGCATCGTCTTAATGAGGCGTAAAGTGTGCAGGGCTCGCCAAACAGGTAGCGAAAACAGTCGACAAAATGTACTGCGGTTTCGTGTACCAGGAACCGTTCCATTGTTTGAAAATAGGGTTGACGGTCCAGATAGGCGTTGGAGCCCTGCCCGTCCCCGGGTCTTAGGGCAAAGCGAGCATTAAGAATGGTTCCTAGAGCCTCTTGTTGGAGAAGTTGATGTGTATGTCTGAACCAGGGCATAAAACGAAAATTTTCATGAATGCACACTGTAATTCCTGCTGATTCAGCGATTTCCGTCAGCGCTTTCGCCTCGGCATAGTCGTTTGCAAAAGGCTTTTGACATACGGCGTTTACTCCATGATGTGCGGCGGCGAATATGGCTGCTTTGTGGGTGGTGGGGGGCGTAATGATATCCAGCAAATCAATATCGCCATCATCCAGCATGGTATCAATATCGGTATACACACGCGTGATACCATATTGACTGGCAATTTTTTGGGCAGGTTCGAGGTGACGATTGCAGATGGATACGACTTCAGTGTCGGGTATGCGCTGCCAGGCATCATAGTGAAACTGGCTGAAATAGCCTGCGCCAATGCAAGCGACCTTCAGTGTTTTGCTCATAATTCTCTCGTATTGTCTGATCTATGGCAGTGCTTGTTTGAATTCGCTGTTAGTCGAAGATGATGATCACCTACACTGCTGTGAAGGTAAAAGACGTTCATAAACCCTGACAGCTTTTTCTTTAATAAAGGGTTCTGATTGTTTTTCAAATATTTTGAAATGGTTTGAGGTCAAGTGTGCTTTGAAGGCTTCATGGTCGCTATACAGCTCGTAAAGAAACACCTCATCCGAAACCTGAGGGTCAGTACAGACATCAAATTGATGACAACCCGATTCCAATGTTTGAGATTGCTCCGCGTTGGCTAACATAAGAGGTAAAAACTCCATTTGAGTTCCCGTTTTTAGGGTAAATGTTACTACCACGGCGATCATGGTGAGTATCCTCGTTGTATTTAAAGTGAGCTATCGAAACAGTTCGACCATGGTCATGGAAACGGCTGGGACATAGGTCACCAGCATTAAAGCGGCTATGGCAACAACGTACAGCGGCAACATTCTTCTTGCAATTGATAGCACACCTACACCTGAGATGCGTGAAGCCACATACAGCGTGGCACCAACAGGCGGAGTGAATAGCCCTACGGCTACGTTACAGGTCATGATAACGCCCAAATGAACGGGATCGACTCCATACAGTTGTGCGGTTGGCAAAAACAATGGGGCGGTTAGCAGGATGGCTGGGACAGGA
This DNA window, taken from Aestuariirhabdus haliotis, encodes the following:
- a CDS encoding SMP-30/gluconolactonase/LRE family protein, which codes for MTYQLANVLWRGTGLVRPECVLTTARGYIYVSDFRGGVTEIAPSGEQQFFGGSAVGEYGILKPNGIALLENGDFLIAHLGDTLGGIFRISRNNDIDPFLTEVDGEPLPPSNFVYLDRQGRIWITVSTRHQPRAKAYRADIADGFIVVIENNQARIVADKIGYTNELYVDPDGSYLYVNATFTRELLRYRIGHNSSLHDKHVVTRFEAGTYPDGLTRDIEGNFWVTSIVSNRIIKITPDGEQNVVLQDVDPQHLDWVEQAYQSHSMGRPHLDKVKSQTLQNISSLAFGGEQMNTLHLGCLLGEKIAVIESNIEGIKPAHWEFDNHRQ
- a CDS encoding putative quinol monooxygenase gives rise to the protein MIAVVVTFTLKTGTQMEFLPLMLANAEQSQTLESGCHQFDVCTDPQVSDEVFLYELYSDHEAFKAHLTSNHFKIFEKQSEPFIKEKAVRVYERLLPSQQCR
- a CDS encoding Gfo/Idh/MocA family protein produces the protein MSKTLKVACIGAGYFSQFHYDAWQRIPDTEVVSICNRHLEPAQKIASQYGITRVYTDIDTMLDDGDIDLLDIITPPTTHKAAIFAAAHHGVNAVCQKPFANDYAEAKALTEIAESAGITVCIHENFRFMPWFRHTHQLLQQEALGTILNARFALRPGDGQGSNAYLDRQPYFQTMERFLVHETAVHFVDCFRYLFGEPCTLYASLRRCNPVIKGEDSATILFDYDNGLAVTIDGNRLLDHPSSNTRRTFGEMWIEGTAGTLRLDGEGRLFLRKFSDNQEFELDYQWQDQGFGGDCVYQLNQHVANHFLSGTPLENSARQYLRNIEIEEAIYRSDSEGRRLSISS